In a single window of the Debaryomyces hansenii CBS767 chromosome A complete sequence genome:
- a CDS encoding DEHA2A04378p (similar to uniprot|P40367 Saccharomyces cerevisiae YJL062W LAS21 Integral plasma membrane protein involved in the synthesis of the glycosylphosphatidylinositol (GPI) core structure), whose translation MGSSKWGVLFGLLILHVIGYSIFLKGFFPSKVVVPGFNEFHTGQSPFMEHNEAKFDKLILMVVDAMRSDFLYSDHSHMKFVHQLINENCALPFTSYSNPPTVTLPRLKGITTGGTPSFLDAILNIADDKDNSQSLLNQDSWLHQFQNNSKVFNFFGDDTWLKLFPPEKFFNQYEGTNSFFVNDFTDVDNNVTRHLNDDLFNSKWDALILHYLGLDHIGHKGGPNSIFMRGKQEEMDGIIEKLYKETIDSNTLLVVMGDHGMNEIGNHGGSSMGETNPGLLFASPKFKMLKKNLKSPLAYNNDYKYYNYINQIDLVPTLATLLNFPIPKNNLGIVIKDILGLWKPEAQKSILMENSEQFMNIYEAKHANDTDIINEWKKSQDSGSIDVHYDFLSKIQGLLTSAATEYKYVDIYIGLSILVAMAIVAFGLFNWYFLVQATINPKYNWYFIGISIVYSIHFHASSLIEEEYQIWWFFSIICLFALYFNNHLKSLKYFWLILVGLRIIRSWSITGQKFTTPYTFSAYLLQNVDLLWVLNIATYFLTAILIYSQGSLIHCVTLREYESLRENVKDFGSLVTFIVTFVTCSISFSFKLCQYFNDGKRVPDWLLAFLNWTCESYGITIDPKEKNQLHELNIHLSKILFYCIGVLIIVRIVLGKIRKLHYGLLTDLSNVLTLFLLHQSRPEIVPIFLIFSLVKFSAAKLLANNEIVLRKNIDQLMIIITLFSLCMQNLSFFSMGNTNSLATVDLSNSYNGFKSYDVFLVGVLTYCSNFAGPIFWSLASLQLIFENNVVCFDTKKSSKDLVNLKFLKYQILYVKSLAGFLFYSMAGLSLVASCFNLRFHLFIWSVFSPKLLFFASWTLLTNILIDTISSLSILALC comes from the coding sequence atggGTAGTTCGAAATGGGGAGTGTTATTTGGTTTGTTGATATTGCATGTCATTGGGTACTCAATCTTTCTTAAGGGATTTTTTCCATCCAAAGTGGTGGTACCAggatttaatgaattcCATACGGGCCAATCGCCTTTTATGGAACATAACGAAGcaaaatttgataagttgatattaatgGTTGTTGATGCGATGAGGTCGGACTTCTTATATTCGGACCATTCGCATATGAAATTTGTGcatcaattgataaatgaaaattgtGCATTGCCATTCACAAGTTATTCCAATCCGCCTACGGTGACGTTGCCAAGGTTGAAAGGGATTACCACCGGGGGTACTCCGAGCTTTTTGGATGCTATTTTGAACATTGCAGACGATAAGGATAACTCGCAAAGCTTATTGAACCAAGATTCTTGGTTGCaccaatttcaaaacaatCTGAAGGTGTTTAACTTCTTTGGTGACGATACATGGTTGAAGTTGTTTCCtcctgaaaaatttttcaaccaatATGAGGGAACAAATTCGTTTTTTGTCAATGATTTTACCGATGTAGACAATAACGTTACTAGACatttgaatgatgatttgtttaattctaaATGGGATGCATTAATTTTACATTATTTGGGACTTGATCATATCGGACATAAGGGAGGTCCCAATTCTATATTTATGCGAGGAAAGCAAGAAGAGATGGATGGCATTATAGAGAAGTTATATAAAGAAACTATCGATTCGAATACATTGCTAGTGGTAATGGGTGATCATGGTATGAATGAAATTGGTAACCACGGTGGATCTTCAATGGGTGAAACTAATCCAGGTTTATTATTCGCTTCaccaaaattcaaaatgcttaaaaaaaatttaaagagCCCCTTAGCTTATAATAATGACTACaaatattacaattatATCAATCAAATTGATTTAGTTCCTACATTAGCAACTTTGCTAAATTTTCCTATACCAAAAAATAACCTTGGTATAGTTATAAAGGACATTCTTGGTCTTTGGAAACCAGAAGCCCAGAAATCGATTTTAATGGAAAATTCTGAGCAATTCATGAACATATATGAAGCCAAGCATGCAAACGACACTGATATAATTAACGAATGGAAGAAATCGCAAGATTCAGGGTCGATTGATGTACATTATGATTTCCTATCAAAGATTCAGGGTCTATTAACGTCTGCTGCAACggaatataaatatgtcgatatatatataggGCTATCCATTTTAGTCGCTATGGCTATTGTCGCATTTGGTTTATTTAATTGGTATTTTCTAGTACAAGCAACTATAAACCCAAAATATAATTGGTATTTTATTGGGATATCAATagtttattcaattcattttcatgCATCGTCccttattgaagaagaatatcaaatttgGTGGTTCTTTAGTATAATATGTCTTTTTGCATTATATTTTAACAACCatttgaaatcattaaagtATTTTTGGCTTATTTTAGTTGGTTTAAGAATTATCAGATCGTGGAGCATTACGGGTCAAAAATTTACAACACCTTACACCTTCTCCGCGTACTTGTTGCAAAATGTGGATCTATTATGGGTTTTGAATATAGCTACTTATTTTTTAACTGCTATACTTATTTATTCTCAAGGGAGTCTAATACATTGTGTTACTTTGAGAGAATATGAGTCACTTAGGGAGAATGTAAAAGACTTCGGAAGTCTAGTTACATTTATTGTTACCTTTGTTACTTGTTCGATCTCATTTCTGTTCAAGCTTTgtcaatatttcaatgatgGTAAACGTGTTCCGGATTGGTTACTTGCATTCTTAAATTGGACGTGTGAATCATATGGCATCACAATAGATCCGAAAGAGAAGAATCAATTACATGAATTAAATATCCatctttcaaagattttgtTCTACTGCATAGGAGTTTTGATTATAGTTCGAATTGTTTTAGgaaaaataagaaaacTCCACTATGGTCTATTAactgatttatcaaatgttTTGACCCTTTTCTTACTTCACCAGTCAAGGCCAGAGATTGTTCCGatatttcttatattttctttagtTAAGTTTCTGGCGGCGAAATTGTTGGCTAATAACGAAATCGTTTTACGGAAGAATATTGACcaattaatgataattattaCCCTATTCTCGCTATGCATGCAAAATTTGTCATTCTTTTCTATGGGGAATACTAATCTGTTGGCGACGGtagatttatcaaattcgtATAATGGGTTTAAATCGTATGATGTCTTTTTAGTAGGAGTTTTGACATATTGTTCCAACTTTGCAGGGCCAATATTTTGGTCTTTAGCTTCTTTACAATTGATATTCGAAAATAACGTTGTTTGTTTTGATACTAAAAAGTCATCTAAGGACCTTGTtaacttgaaatttttgaagtaCCAAATATTATACGTAAAATCTTTGGCAGGATTTCTTTTTTACTCAATGGCCGGGTTAAGTTTGGTCGCTTCTTGTTTTAACTTAAGATTTCACTTATTCATCTGGTCAGTATTTTCAcccaaattattatttttcgCCAGCTGGACTCTTTTGACTAACATATTAATCGATACGATTTCGTCATTAAGTATTTTAGCGTTAtgttaa
- a CDS encoding DEHA2A04400p (similar to orf19.3405 Candida albicans), with translation MSVTSKANMITRSRKGCLSCKKLKIKCNEAKPSCEYCESTKRQCQYPDMEIMQTNFGVDSRRTRRRRNDDKNLMREMRLNATTKLLQINLLELQLLKFFHEQCTQFFSFCGVDKNIEYVWSHSVPTIFSQSSLVRNAIYSFSALTLWPFYNIDESLCLDKISKLLKYDEAVLSGQNGIASGIINKGISVDVTDSLTQASLFEVTTEYFISTLRENQLAITRHYEGPDIELRTFGSINEAAELTITSILIFSYMCLHPDGVLPIVVFNDDTQVDFISLSKNIGSIMASARGTLVDTKFGGLFARHSKYRNTNVPRDRYRITRILFDKLDEYFYDVSHTVEIDSISALEYETLKVTIDALNNCLYQADVCNFPIAMFSWILFVSDQYYGLVKNKQPFATKILFVYACLNLIFDFAFIRSRSSFTKFAHWYKEHMDPDEFDQNLYHVAIDHEHQFTVDNFSTIRDFDPVSFSDNLDNVLNKDDIYEWL, from the exons ATGAGTGTGACTAGTAAGGCGAATATGATTACAAGGTCAAGGAAAGGGTGCTTAAGTtgcaagaaattgaaaattaag TGCAATGAAGCTAAACCATCTTGTGAGTATTGTGAATCCACAAAGCGCCAATGCCAATACCCAGATATGGAAATCATGCAGACGAATTTTGGGGTAGATCTGAGGAGGAcccgaagaagaagaaacgatgataagaatttgatgagGGAGATGAGGCTCAATGCTACTACAAAGTTATTACAGATTAACCTATTGGAATTACAATTGCTTAAATTCTTCCACGAACAATGTACACAGTTTTTTAGTTTTTGTGGGGTGGacaaaaatattgaatacgTATGGAGTCATTCTGTTCCGACAATTTTTTCGCAATCTCTGTTGGTAAGGAATGCCATATATCTGTTTTCTGCTTTAACCTTGTGGCCATTTTACAACATAGATGAGTCATTGTGCCtagataaaatttcaaagttgcTAAAGTATGACGAAGCGGTTTTGCTGGGGCAAAACGGAATTGCTTCGGGAATTATAAATAAGGGTATATCAGTGGATGTGACGGATTCGTTGACTCAGGCTAGTTTATTTGAGGTAACCACTGAGTATTTTATTTCCACCTTAAGAGAGAATCAACTAGCAATTACTAGACATTATGAGGGTCCGGATATAGAACTTCGAACATTTGGAAGTATCAATGAAGCTGCGGAATTAACGATTACTAgtattttaatattctcCTATATGTGCCTTCATCCTGATGGAGTTCTTCCCATAGTAGTATTCAATGATGACACCCAAGTTGATTTCATATCTTTGAGTAAAAACATTGGTAGTATTATGGCGTCCGCAAGAGGAACCCTTGTGGATACTAAATTTGGAGGGCTATTTGCCAGACACTcaaaatatagaaataCAAACGTTCCTAGAGACAGGTATCGTATaacaagaattttattCGATAAGTTAGACGAATATTTTTATGATGTTAGTCATACAGTGGAGATTGATCTGATTTCAGCATTGGAATATGAGACATTAAAAGTAACTATTGATgcattaaataattgtttATACCAAGCGGACGTCTGTAACTTCCCTATTGCAATGTTCTCCTGGATTTTATTTGTCCTGGATCAATACTATGGTTTGGTGAAAAATAAGCAACCTTTTGCTACTAAAATATTGTTTGTTTACGCTTGTTTGAATcttatatttgattttgcattTATTAGGAGCAGGAGTAGCTTCACAAAATTTGCACACTGGTACAAAGAACACATGGACCCTGATGAATTTGACCAAAACTTGTACCATGTTGCTATTGATCATGAACATCAATTTACAGTTGACAATTTCTCAACCATCAGGGATTTTGACCCTGTATCGTTCTCTGATAACTTGGATAACGTtttaaataaagatgatatttatgaatGGCTATAA
- a CDS encoding DEHA2A04422p (similar to uniprot|O74248 Candida albicans GPT1 Putative polyamine transporter) — protein sequence MGENFKSSNKIHPVVSNILVDDLHITSILSNQNITINVDHEIDKDEALILALGYKQEFKREFSLWTLFAVSFSVLGLLPSIAACFDYQQLVVGMSPVPWILAIIFISSVALSMAEVASAFPTSSGTPYAVSQLAPPRWAPVLTWLTCCSNWLCQITAAPSVNNSCAWLILALKTYNSNDGYSPSYGEVYGLTTGIQIVHGIISSMPTRWLATFNSMGTITNILFLVIVFVMILGGNDRQDHFNDITKFNSNDTAWKFYNQTDWPMGIAVLQSFLGVIWAMSGYDSPFHLSEECSNANVAAPRAIILTATCGGGIGFLFMIAIAYTLVSIDQIAEDPQGLGQPFVTYLTQILSKKAVNAATALTIISSFFMGCSCMLAASRVTYAYARDGFFPLSRYWKIVNKKTQTPINAVWVNLFIGQLLLLLQFAGDTAIGAIFSVGGISGFVSFTMPTLLKITYANKSFKRGPWHLGRWSRPIGFVSVAFVTVMIPILCFPTVRGDDLTLDQMNWTVIVYFGPMLLSLLWFVIDAHKWYKGPRPNINDEDIVYGNSTIIDGYDNEKRNHNEVISSKDNDFI from the coding sequence ATGGgagaaaattttaaaagtTCCAACAAGATACATCCTGTGGTGTCAAATATActtgttgatgatttgcATATTACATCGATACTATCTAATCAGAATATCACGATTAACGTGGACCATGAGATTGATAAGGATGAAGCATTAATATTAGCTTTAGGATACAAACAAGAGTTCAAACGTGAGTTCTCTCTCTGGACATTATTTGCGGTCTCATTTAGTGTCTTGGGATTACTTCCATCTATCGCAGCTTGTTTTGATTACCAACAGTTGGTGGTGGGGATGTCGCCAGTTCCATGGATTTTGGcgattatttttatttcatcgGTTGCATTATCCATGGCTGAAGTTGCCAGTGCGTTTCCCACTTCACTGGGAACGCCGTATGCGGTATCACAGCTAGCACCTCCAAGATGGGCGCCTGTATTAACGTGGCTAACCTGTTGCAGTAACTGGTTGTGTCAAATCACTGCGGCACCATCTGTTAATAATAGTTGTGCTTGGTTAATTTTGGCATTAAAGACTTATAATTCTAACGATGGGTATAGTCCATCCTATGGGGAGGTATATGGCTTAACGACTGGAATTCAAATAGTTCATGGGATTATATCTTCCATGCCTACTAGATGGTTGGCCACGTTTAATTCTATGGGGACAATTACCAACATTTTGTTCTTGGTTATTGTATTTGTAATGATTTTGGGAGGAAATGATCGTCAAGATCATTTTAACGATATTacaaaattcaattcaaatgATACCGCTTGGAAGTTCTATAACCAGACCGACTGGCCAATGGGTATTGCAGTCTTACAATCTTTCTTGGGTGTAATTTGGGCTATGTCGGGGTACGATTCACCATTCCATTTATCAGAAGAATGTTCCAATGCTAATGTGGCCGCTCCAAGAGCCATCATACTTACAGCAACTTGTGGTGGTGGTATCGGTTTCTTATTCATGATAGCTATTGCATATACGTTGGTTAGTATTGACCAGATTGCCGAAGATCCGCAGGGTCTAGGGCAGCCTTTCGTTACTTATTTAACTCAAATATTGAGCAAGAAAGCAGTCAATGCAGCCACAGCATTAACAATCatatcttcttttttcaTGGGTTGCTCATGTATGTTAGCAGCGTCCAGAGTTACCTATGCCTATGCCAGAGATGGATTTTTTCCGTTATCTAGATATTGGAAGATTGTCAATAAGAAAACACAAACACCTATTAATGCAGTATGGGTTAACTTATTTATCGGTCAACTCTTGTTATTACTCCAGTTTGCGGGCGATACTGCTATAGGCGCCATCTTTTCCGTAGGTGGAATTTCAGGCTTTGTTTCTTTCACCATGCCAACTTTATTAAAGATCACTTATGCTAACAAGTCTTTCAAGAGAGGCCCTTGGCATTTGGGTAGATGGTCAAGGCCTATTGGTTTTGTATCAGTGGCATTTGTAACAGTAATGATTCCAATATTATGTTTCCCCACAGTGAGAGGTGACGACTTGACCCTCGATCAGATGAACTGGACTGTAATTGTTTATTTCGGACCTATGCTTTTGTCATTGTTATGGTTCGTTATCGATGCCCATAAATGGTATAAAGGTCCTAGaccaaatattaatgatgaagatattgtCTACGGTAACTCGACTATAATTGATGGTTATGACAATGAGAAACGGAATCATAATGAAGTTATATCTTCaaaagataatgattttatttaa
- a CDS encoding DEHA2A04444p (similar to CA0973|IPF12662 Candida albicans), producing MYVKEINEEINKRLYYPNRYGNNGSTGWGSYKWLLWLLILIPLLIVVVLFCLRKRKNKGKVHVMDNNQYYQTQQAGGYYNQGQGYPNQQDNQYPPANPDAGGYGGYNQQQGYTEQPGYNGQPGYSEQPGYNGSKVDDINPDEFQRPDGPPPAHYKS from the coding sequence atgtatGTCAAggaaattaatgaagagaTAAATAAGAGACTCTATTATCCTAATAGATATGGTAATAATGGTAGCACTGGGTGGGGTTCGTATAAATGGTTATTATGGTTGTTAATTCTTATTCCACTTCTCATCGTGGTAGTCTTGTTTTGCTtgagaaagagaaagaataaGGGTAAGGTTCATGTTATGGATAATAACCAGTATTATCAAACGCAACAAGCAGGAGGTTATTATAATCAAGGACAAGGATATCCAAACCAGCAGGATAACCAATACCCGCCAGCAAACCCAGACGCTGGCGGATATGGTGGATATAACCAACAGCAAGGGTATACTGAACAGCCAGGATATAACGGCCAGCCAGGATATAGTGAACAACCAGGATACAATGGAAGCAAggttgatgatattaatcCGGATGAGTTCCAAAGGCCTGACGGACCGCCTCCAGCGCATTATAAGTCCTAG
- a CDS encoding DEHA2A04466p (some similarities with CA2446|IPF2582 Candida albicans), producing MSFHLVPPPESKLKKNSKKNSNEKIPKKTIIPTNLKIHGNPRPQLRTSKSSNSSVSSYSDYTPESKNKNAEVNADELSKSLLGLKKSTSSLSLSRMQKKNKNNESQGSHTPVSPRTSGRSKAQSTGAHSNGRSSPMSNRSNSSTLSNLKARRSRSASPSVSQSSSKHQPNVNAANANYMDLDYISRKLDNSDLQRNVSHGRNIIENNNKKKIDAIDFKPIIDLSIVNSYETMKEHMYFPTFQVLKYRNFLNILRDHHQNDPISFASVRNHSLINFIASYKVGQRIPENVDIKQHDLRFYETLLGTELLRSRTIFRQLIRRDSAKIKNKSMIINCEELVQLNLSNYVRFVFNMPDEIPVPLEQLDSIQRTHYKYKELFKKIGHVLYLMNREVGGDENPESGKTYILQTIRKVSYEYILLEKYLFHIFSKLGDNSLIHSRNLKVLFDKFNNRMQSNNNESIKVLHYNAYFSSQYSWYLSITAPFIRVFEMNSYSEDFELVNNHGNYYRNLNDTKKISFKDSDVDLYDKYFKKLGLDDYLKYRSLTPEKLVALHESIDKSSQKLNNSKKIETDDGLSSTSHKPMNFEYYTESLATISSETFHLIQSRDLALQLTPKNYSVILTEFYRILQKDGVLEVPFIQLSRNKIMESFSQQHDFSKDEGFMNLNLLEHFNMIPDFLQAILKELSNIFGEGNVKYHVSLLNSIGELNCFLAKHICFQLFEMFGRLDEYSAKFTNVDDTNSRDINEDGMYYYIYIRAHKK from the coding sequence ATGAGTTTTCATTTGGTACCTCCGCCagaatcaaaattaaagaagaattccAAAAAGAATTCGAATGAGAAGATACCCAAGAAAACTATTATTCCGACTAATTTAAAGATTCACGGTAATCCTCGGCCTCAACTACGGACGTCGAAATCTTCAAACAGCAGTGTATCTAGCTACTCAGATTACACGCCTGAAAGCAAGAACAAAAATGCGGAAGTGAATGCGGATGAACTATCTAAAAGTTTGTTGGGGTTAAAAAAATCGACGTCGTCGCTTTCGCTATCACGCATGCaaaaaaagaacaagaataatgaaagtCAAGGATCACATACACCGGTTTCGCCGAGAACGAGCGGGAGGAGCAAGGCGCAGAGTACAGGGGCACATTCTAATGGACGGTCTTCTCCGATGCTGAATCGTTCAAACTCTTCGACGTTGTCTAATTTGAAGGCGAGGCGATCCCGGTCGGCGTCTCCGTCTGTGCTGCAATCATCCTCAAAACATCAACCTAATGTTAATGCAGCAAACGCAAATTATATGGACTTAGACTACATAAGCCGTAAATTAGACAATTCAGACTTACAGCGGAACGTTTCTCACGGCCGtaacattattgaaaataataataagaaaaaaatagATGCTATTGATTTTAAGCCGATTATAGACCTTTCGATAGTGAACTCGTATGAGACGATGAAAGAGCACATGTATTTCCCTACTTTTCAAGTTTTGAAGTACCGTAATTTTTTAAACATTTTAAGAgatcatcatcagaatgATCCCATTAGTTTTGCAAGTGTGAGAAATCATTCCctaataaatttcataGCTAGTTATAAAGTGGGTCAGCGTATACCAGAAAACGTGGATATCAAGCAGCATGATTTAAGATTCTATGAAACGTTGTTAGGGACAGAATTGTTACGTTCTAGAACGATATTTCGACAATTAATCAGACGAGACAGTGCAaagattaaaaataaatccATGATTATAAATTGCGAAGAATTGGTACAACTAAATCTTTCGAATTACGTTAGGTTTGTTTTTAATATGCCTGATGAAATACCAGTTCCTTTGGAACAATTAGACTCGATTCAGCGCACacattataaatataaagagttgttcaagaaaatcgggcatgtattatatttaatgaatagGGAAGTTGGAGGCGATGAAAATCCAGAATCTGGAAAGACTTATATTCTACAAACAATCCGAAAAGTTTCTTACGAGTATATTttacttgaaaaatatctttttcatattttttcaaaactCGGCGATAACTCCTTGATTCATAGTAGAAACTTAAAGGTtttgtttgataaattcaataatagaatGCAATcaaacaataatgaatcaataaaaGTTTTGCATTATAATGCATATTTCAGTTCTCAGTACTCGTGGTATTTATCGATCACAGCTCCATTTATACGGGTATTTGAAATGAATTCATATTCGGAGGATTTTGAACTTGTTAATAACCATGGTAATTACTATAGAAATCTCAATGATACTAAAAAAATTTCGTTCAAGGATCTGGATGTGGACCTTTATGATAAatacttcaagaaattagGACTcgatgattatttgaaataccGGTCCTTAACCCCAGAAAAATTGGTTGCGTTACATGAGtcaattgataaatcatcacaaaaattgaacaattccAAGAAAATAGAAACAGATGATGGGTTATCTAGCACTAGCCACAAGCCTATGAATTTTGAATACTATACAGAATCTCTAGCAACTATTTCTAGTGAGACTTTTCATCTTATTCAATCTAGAGATTTAGCACTTCAATTGACCCCCAAAAATTACTCGGTGATATTAACAGAATTCTACAGGATATTGCAAAAAGATGGCGTACTTGAAGTCCCATTTATACAGCTTAGTCGTAACAAAATAATGGAATCATTCCTGCAGCAGCACGATTTTTCCAAGGATGAGGGTTTcatgaatttgaatcttcTCGAGCACTTTAATATGATTCCAGACTTTTTGCAAGCCATATTGAAGGAATTATCCAATATTTTTGGTGAGGGAAATGTTAAATACCATGTATCACTTTTGAATAGTATTGGTGAATTAAACTGTTTCTTGGCGAAGCACATATGCtttcaactttttgaaatgtTCGGTCGTTTAGATGAATACTCAGCAAAGTTCACCAATGTTGATGATACGAATCTGCGTGACATTAACGAAGATGGAATGTattactatatatatataaggGCCCACAAGAAATAG
- a CDS encoding DEHA2A04488p (similar to uniprot|P33734 Saccharomyces cerevisiae YBR248C HIS7 Imidazole glycerol phosphate synthase): MKTVYVIDVESGNLQSLFNAIKRIGGYDVKFIHDAKEFADYNDSIEKLIFPGVGNYAHFIKQLHDRELVDPITKYIESGRALMGICVGLQAFFESSEESDNSEYQGLGYLKFGLSKFNKSDPVFTQRKQLKAVPHIGWNSVNTIKANNTTLSKTTSFFGINTVNKYYFVHSYAAILKDEQQEKVISEAISNGWDIAFARYGSEIFLAAVSYKNFFATQFHPEKSGVAGLKVIKSFLEGSRFSEVTTSDAQPVDNIENTLSGLTRRIIACLDVRSNDDGDLVVTKGDQYNVRESSGDSDESKVRNLGKPVELATRYYNQGADEVTFLNITSFRNSPLKDLPMLKVLSTAAETIFVPLTVGGGIKDLVDPISGEKVPAAKVASLYFRSGADKVSIGSDAVTIAENYYANNKHKTGTTSIETISATFGSQAVVISVDPKRKYVSSPSETTMETIHIQDPSKYGPAGEKYCYYQVTSQGGRVTHELGALELCLACEDLGAGEILLNSIDHDGSNKGFNLELLRQVKEKASIPVIASSGAGKPEHFQEVFDMDCGIDAALGAGLFHRGEYEVNDVKRYLQKECSMDVRLDDTVEL; this comes from the coding sequence ATGAAGACAGTATACGTTATAGATGTTGAGAGCGGTAATTTGCAATCCTTATTCAATGCCATAAAACGCATAGGGGGTTATGATGTTAAGTTTATTCATGATGCAAAAGAATTCGCCGACTACAATGAtagtattgaaaaattaatattccCAGGTGTGGGTAACTATGCTCATTTTATCAAGCAATTACACGATAGAGAGTTAGTGGATCCAATTACTAAGTATATCGAGAGTGGTAGGGCTCTTATGGGTATTTGTGTTGGATTACAAGCATTTTTCGAAAGTAGTGAAGAGAGTGATAATTCGGAATATCAGGGTTTGggatatttgaaatttggcttatccaaattcaataagtcAGATCCAGTCTTTACTCAAAGAAAACAATTGAAAGCGGTTCCGCATATCGGCTGGAATAGTGTTAATACAATCAAGGCTAATAATACCACTCTTTCGAAGACAACGTCTTTTTTTGGAATCAATACAGTTAATAAATACTATTTTGTTCATTCATACGCGGCTATACTAAAAGATgaacaacaagaaaaggTGATCAGCGAAGCCATTTCAAATGGCTGGGATATTGCTTTTGCAAGATACGGATCAGAAATCTTCTTAGCAGCGGTATCGTATAAGAACTTCTTCGCCACGCAGTTCCACCCAGAAAAATCTGGCGTTGCTGGTTTGAAAGTTATCAAAAGCTTCTTGGAAGGCTCAAGGTTTAGTGAGGTCACTACATCTGATGCTCAGCCggttgataatattgaaaatactTTGAGTGGATTAAccagaagaattattgcCTGCCTTGATGTTAGAAGTAATGATGACGGAGATTTGGTTGTCACGAAAGGTGATCAATATAATGTTCGTGAATCGTCCGGAGATTCTGATGAAAGTAAGGTAAGAAACTTAGGAAAACCTGTTGAATTAGCAACGAGATATTACAATCAAGGGGCTGATGAGGTTACGTTTTTAAATATAACTTCATTCCGTAATTCACCTTTGAAGGATTTGCCCATGTTGAAAGTCTTGAGTACAGCAGCAGAAACAATCTTTGTACCTTTAACAGTAGGTGGTGGAATTAAAGATTTAGTTGACCCAATCTCTGGTGAAAAAGTGCCAGCTGCCAAGGTAGCCAGTTTGTATTTTAGATCTGGTGCTGATAAAGTGAGTATTGGCTCTGATGCTGTCACAATAGCCGAGAATTATTATGCGAACAACAAACATAAGACGGGAACTACTTCGATTGAAACCATTTCTGCTACCTTTGGTAGCCAGGCTGTGGTTATATCTGTTGACCCAAAGCGTAAATACGTTCTGTCCCCATCTGAAACCACAATGGAAACCATTCATATTCAGGATCCTCTGAAGTATGGTCCAGCAGGCGAGAAATATTGCTATTATCAAGTGACTTCTCAAGGTGGAAGAGTAACTCACGAATTAGGTGCGCTTGAGTTATGTCTTGCGTGTGAAGATTTAGGTGCTggtgaaattttattgaattcaattgatcatGATGGTTCTAATAAAGGTTttaatttggaattattaagacaagttaaagaaaaagCTTCAATCCCTGTTATAGCTAGTTCTGGTGCTGGAAAGCCTGAACATTTCCAAGAAGTTTTTGACATGGATTGTGGAATTGACGCTGCTTTAGGAGCTGGTTTATTTCACAGAGGTGAATATGAAGTCAACGATGTTAAGAGATATTTACAAAAAGAATGCTCTATGGATGTCAGGTTAGATGACACTGTGGAATTATAG